A genomic stretch from Hymenobacter psoromatis includes:
- a CDS encoding two-component system response regulator: MQRYSILWADDEIDLLKPHILFLKDKGYDVTPVNSGADALEEVQEHTYDLVFLDENMPGLTGLETLTEIKIVRPTVPVVMITKSEEEHIMEGAIGAKIADYLIKPVNPNQILLSVKKVLDNKRLVTEATNSGYQRDFRQLGMQLSDRLSPSEWVDVYKKLVYWELEINETEGKSMAEVFNMQKDEANTYFGRFIMENYEDWVNGRDKDAPMMSHQLFKDKVFPLMKQTGDTPVYFVLIDNLRYDQWKVLEPIIAELFTVDSEELYYSILPTTTAYARNAIFAGMMPGEIQKKYPNLWVWDEDEEGKNLHEAEFLEINFQRNNQKAKHSYHKITNLQAGKDLLGKMANLHNNYKLNVIVYNFVDMLSHARTDMAMIRELAADESAYRSLTRSWFLHSPLYEMLQTISEKKGKLIITTDHGTIRVKRPYKIVGDRNTNTNLRYKHGRNLGFDESRDIFVVRKPESIFLPRENVSTAYVFTLGDYFFAYPNNYNYYVNYYKDTFQHGGVSLEECIIPYITLTAKG; the protein is encoded by the coding sequence ATGCAACGCTACTCCATTCTTTGGGCCGACGACGAAATTGACCTGCTCAAGCCGCACATCCTCTTTCTCAAGGATAAAGGCTATGATGTGACGCCCGTCAACTCCGGGGCCGATGCTCTCGAAGAGGTGCAGGAACATACTTATGACCTGGTTTTTCTCGATGAAAACATGCCCGGCCTCACCGGCCTCGAAACTCTCACCGAAATCAAGATAGTGCGCCCCACGGTGCCCGTCGTGATGATTACCAAAAGTGAGGAAGAGCACATTATGGAGGGTGCCATCGGCGCGAAAATCGCCGACTATCTCATCAAGCCCGTCAACCCGAACCAGATTCTGCTGTCGGTGAAGAAAGTGCTGGATAACAAGCGCTTGGTGACCGAGGCCACCAACTCGGGCTACCAGCGCGATTTCCGCCAGTTGGGGATGCAACTCTCCGACCGCCTCTCGCCTTCGGAGTGGGTGGATGTGTATAAGAAGCTGGTGTACTGGGAGTTGGAAATCAACGAAACCGAGGGCAAGAGCATGGCCGAGGTTTTCAACATGCAGAAGGACGAGGCGAATACCTACTTCGGCCGCTTCATCATGGAGAACTACGAAGACTGGGTGAACGGCCGCGACAAGGACGCGCCGATGATGTCGCACCAGCTCTTCAAGGACAAAGTATTCCCGCTGATGAAACAAACCGGCGACACGCCGGTGTATTTCGTGCTCATCGACAACCTGCGCTACGACCAGTGGAAGGTGCTCGAACCCATTATTGCCGAGCTGTTTACCGTCGATTCGGAGGAGTTATACTACAGCATTTTGCCTACCACTACGGCCTACGCCCGTAACGCCATCTTCGCGGGTATGATGCCCGGCGAAATTCAGAAAAAATATCCTAACCTGTGGGTGTGGGATGAGGACGAGGAGGGCAAAAACCTGCACGAGGCCGAGTTCCTGGAAATCAATTTCCAGCGTAACAACCAGAAGGCCAAGCATAGCTACCACAAGATAACCAACTTGCAGGCTGGCAAGGACTTGCTGGGCAAGATGGCTAACCTGCACAACAACTACAAGCTCAACGTTATCGTCTATAACTTCGTGGATATGCTCTCGCACGCCCGCACCGATATGGCGATGATACGCGAGCTGGCCGCCGACGAAAGCGCCTACCGCAGCCTCACGCGCTCGTGGTTCTTGCACTCGCCGCTCTACGAGATGCTCCAGACTATTTCGGAGAAGAAAGGCAAGCTCATCATCACCACCGACCACGGCACCATTCGGGTGAAGCGCCCCTACAAAATCGTGGGCGACCGCAACACCAACACCAACCTGCGCTACAAGCACGGCCGCAACCTGGGCTTCGACGAGAGCCGCGACATCTTTGTGGTGCGCAAGCCGGAAAGCATTTTCCTGCCCCGCGAAAATGTGAGCACGGCCTACGTCTTCACGCTCGGCGATTATTTCTTCGCCTACCCCAATAACTACAACTACTACGTGAACTACTACAAGGACACGTTCCAGCACGGCGGCGTATCGCTGGAGGAATGCATTATTCCGTATATTACCCTGACGGCCAAGGGGTAG
- a CDS encoding phosphohydrolase, translating to MNKKKIFNDPVYGFVTVPTELLFDLIEHPYFQRLRRIQQLGLTNFVYPGALHTRFHHALGAMHLMQLALRTLKDKGVGISAAEGEAAQIAILLHDIGHGPLSHALETSIFQDVPHEQLSLYLMQRLNEEFDGKLSLAIEMFQGSYGRDFFHQLVSSQLDMDRLDYLNRDSFYTGVQEGRPGADRLIKMLQVVDERLVLEEKAVYSVENFLVSRRLMYWQVYLHKTVTSAEQMVIRTMQRARDLARAGVAVPGSSCLTFFLGHAVTLAEFETDTDILNHFVELDDTDIWSAIKSWKGHPDKVLSFLAKSLINRQLFKIIIAPEPYDEEFQLGIVELIAERFDLTPADARQLMITGRLSNTAYDPASNETINILTKLGKVVNVVEASDLPNIRALSQKVQKYYICYPKEILRD from the coding sequence ATGAATAAAAAGAAGATTTTCAACGACCCGGTGTACGGGTTCGTGACCGTGCCGACCGAGCTGCTGTTCGACCTCATCGAGCACCCGTACTTCCAGCGGCTGCGGCGCATTCAGCAGCTGGGGCTCACTAACTTCGTGTATCCAGGGGCGTTGCACACGCGCTTTCACCACGCGCTGGGGGCCATGCACCTCATGCAGCTGGCCCTGCGCACGCTCAAAGACAAGGGGGTAGGGATTTCGGCGGCCGAGGGCGAGGCGGCCCAGATTGCCATTCTGCTGCACGACATCGGCCACGGCCCGCTCTCGCACGCGCTGGAAACCAGCATTTTCCAGGATGTGCCCCACGAGCAGCTGTCGCTGTATCTGATGCAGCGACTCAACGAGGAGTTTGACGGCAAGCTGAGCCTGGCCATCGAGATGTTTCAGGGCAGCTACGGGCGCGATTTTTTTCACCAACTGGTTAGCTCCCAATTGGATATGGACCGGCTCGACTACCTCAACCGCGACTCGTTCTACACCGGCGTGCAGGAGGGTAGGCCGGGTGCCGACCGCCTCATCAAGATGCTGCAAGTGGTGGACGAGCGTCTGGTGCTGGAAGAAAAAGCCGTGTACTCGGTCGAGAATTTCCTGGTGAGCCGGCGGCTGATGTACTGGCAAGTGTATCTGCACAAGACCGTTACGAGCGCCGAGCAAATGGTGATTCGCACCATGCAGCGCGCCCGCGACCTGGCCCGCGCCGGCGTGGCGGTGCCGGGTAGCAGCTGCCTCACCTTTTTCCTGGGCCACGCCGTGACGCTGGCCGAATTCGAAACGGATACCGACATTCTCAACCACTTCGTGGAGCTGGATGATACCGATATCTGGTCGGCCATCAAAAGCTGGAAAGGCCACCCCGATAAGGTTTTGAGCTTCCTGGCCAAGAGCCTGATAAACCGCCAGCTGTTCAAAATTATCATCGCGCCCGAGCCCTACGACGAAGAGTTCCAGCTAGGCATCGTGGAGCTGATTGCCGAGCGCTTCGACCTCACGCCCGCCGATGCGCGGCAGCTGATGATAACCGGCCGCCTCAGCAACACCGCCTACGACCCGGCTAGTAATGAGACGATTAACATTCTCACCAAGCTCGGCAAGGTCGTGAACGTGGTGGAGGCGTCGGATTTACCCAATATTCGGGCGCTGAGCCAGAAAGTGCAGAAGTACTATATCTGCTACCCCAAGGAGATTTTGCGGGACTAA
- a CDS encoding chromosomal replication initiation protein DnaA, with protein MSQDFRTVWANCLRVIRAEVGEQSFRTWFEPVVPIELQGKVLTIQVPSVYFYEFLEEHYVEELKRAIYQELGPEGRLEYSVVVDQGNAQASAKTMHLPPARKTAPSLAVPPEGRPHPNYGTAPGGIQPNRPVAQARHLVPGGNTATAAQVAANTLRNPFEAVKTMDRNIVPSQLNTTYTFDNYVEGDCNRLARSAGLAVANKPGTTAFNPLMVYGGVGLGKTHLVQAIGNHIKATNTEKFVLYVSAEKFTNQFIESLQRNAVQDFANFYLLVDVLILDDVQFLANKGKTQEMFFHIFNHLHQGGRQIVMTSDRPPRELSGLEDRLLSRFKWGLTADVQSPDFETRIAIIQNKAQQDGMEIAPQVVEYLAHSVPTNVRELEGVLTTLLAQSVLTRRDIDLEMAKGALRHIIEEVEAEVNVDFIQKTVADYFSVPVALLKEKTRKKEIVTARQVAMYFTKEHTNHSLKTIGYHFGGRDHATVIHSVQTVSDLIDSDRKFKEQIGELRKKFVQK; from the coding sequence ATGTCGCAGGATTTCCGCACTGTTTGGGCTAATTGCCTGCGTGTTATCCGCGCCGAGGTGGGCGAGCAGAGCTTCCGCACCTGGTTTGAGCCCGTGGTGCCAATCGAGCTACAAGGCAAGGTGCTCACCATTCAGGTACCCAGCGTTTACTTCTACGAATTTCTCGAAGAGCACTACGTAGAAGAGCTCAAACGCGCTATCTACCAGGAGCTTGGCCCCGAAGGTCGCCTCGAATACAGCGTAGTCGTGGACCAGGGCAACGCCCAGGCTTCGGCCAAAACCATGCACCTGCCGCCCGCCCGCAAAACGGCGCCCAGCCTGGCCGTGCCCCCCGAAGGCCGCCCGCACCCCAACTACGGCACGGCGCCCGGCGGCATTCAGCCCAACCGGCCGGTGGCCCAGGCGCGCCACCTGGTGCCGGGCGGCAACACTGCTACCGCCGCCCAGGTGGCCGCCAACACGCTGCGCAACCCCTTCGAGGCCGTCAAAACGATGGACCGCAACATCGTGCCCTCGCAACTCAACACCACCTACACGTTTGATAATTACGTAGAGGGCGACTGCAACCGCCTGGCGCGCTCGGCCGGCCTGGCCGTGGCCAACAAGCCCGGCACCACCGCCTTCAACCCCCTGATGGTGTACGGGGGGGTAGGGCTGGGCAAAACGCACCTCGTGCAAGCCATCGGCAACCACATCAAGGCCACGAACACCGAGAAATTCGTGCTCTACGTGTCGGCCGAGAAGTTCACCAACCAGTTTATCGAGAGCCTGCAACGCAACGCCGTGCAGGACTTCGCCAATTTCTACCTGCTCGTGGACGTGCTCATCCTCGACGACGTGCAGTTTCTGGCCAACAAGGGCAAGACGCAGGAGATGTTCTTCCACATCTTCAACCACTTGCACCAGGGCGGCCGGCAAATTGTGATGACCTCCGACCGCCCCCCGCGCGAGCTAAGCGGCCTCGAAGACCGCCTGCTCTCGCGCTTCAAGTGGGGCCTCACGGCCGACGTGCAAAGCCCTGATTTTGAGACGCGTATCGCCATCATTCAGAACAAGGCCCAGCAAGACGGCATGGAAATCGCGCCGCAGGTGGTGGAATACCTAGCCCACTCTGTGCCCACCAACGTGCGCGAGCTCGAAGGCGTGCTCACTACCCTGCTGGCTCAGAGCGTATTAACCCGCCGCGACATCGACCTCGAAATGGCCAAAGGTGCCCTGCGCCACATCATCGAGGAGGTCGAAGCCGAAGTCAACGTGGACTTCATTCAGAAAACGGTGGCCGACTATTTCAGCGTGCCAGTGGCTTTGCTGAAGGAGAAAACCCGTAAGAAAGAGATAGTTACGGCCCGGCAGGTGGCCATGTATTTCACCAAGGAGCACACCAACCACTCGCTCAAAACCATCGGCTACCACTTCGGGGGTAGGGACCACGCCACCGTCATCCACTCGGTGCAAACGGTATCCGATTTGATTGATTCGGACCGGAAGTTCAAGGAACAGATTGGCGAGCTACGCAAGAAATTCGTGCAGAAGTAG
- a CDS encoding metallophosphatase — MQRRDFLQKSLVGTAGLSLLGSSLVANAAGSSSRLVILHTNDMHSRIEPFPDNAPQWAGLGGMARREALIESVRKQEPNVLLLDSGDIWQGTPYFNFFQGELEYKLMSRMKYDASTFGNHDFDNGLEGLQKQLPNAGFPFLIANYDFGGTPLAGRFAPYKVFEKGGARIGVFGLGIELKGLVADKNFGTTQYFDPVTVAKAQVQRLRQGERCDMVICLSHLGYKYEGEKIDDRKLAAQVGGIDLILGGHTHTFMPAPEPITGPNGHVTLINQVGWSGINLGRIDYDLRRGAQPVRATGALVLPVGATC; from the coding sequence ATGCAGCGCCGCGACTTTCTTCAGAAATCCTTGGTTGGCACGGCTGGCCTCAGCCTGCTGGGCTCCAGCCTCGTAGCCAACGCCGCCGGCAGCTCGTCGCGGCTGGTTATTCTGCACACCAACGATATGCACTCGCGTATCGAGCCGTTCCCCGACAACGCCCCGCAGTGGGCCGGGCTGGGCGGCATGGCCCGGCGCGAGGCCCTCATTGAGAGCGTGCGTAAGCAAGAGCCCAACGTGCTGCTGCTCGACTCGGGCGATATCTGGCAGGGCACGCCGTACTTCAACTTCTTCCAGGGCGAGCTGGAGTACAAGCTGATGTCGCGCATGAAGTACGACGCCAGCACCTTCGGCAACCACGACTTCGACAACGGCCTCGAAGGCCTGCAAAAGCAGCTGCCCAACGCCGGCTTCCCCTTTCTCATCGCCAACTACGACTTCGGCGGCACGCCGCTGGCCGGCCGCTTCGCGCCCTACAAGGTGTTTGAGAAGGGCGGCGCGCGCATCGGCGTTTTCGGCCTGGGCATTGAATTGAAAGGCCTGGTGGCCGACAAAAACTTCGGCACTACCCAGTACTTCGACCCCGTAACTGTGGCTAAGGCCCAGGTGCAGCGCCTGCGCCAGGGCGAGCGCTGCGACATGGTTATCTGCCTCTCGCACCTCGGCTACAAGTACGAAGGTGAAAAAATTGACGACCGCAAACTGGCCGCTCAGGTCGGGGGCATCGACCTAATTTTGGGCGGCCACACCCACACGTTTATGCCCGCCCCCGAGCCCATAACCGGCCCCAATGGCCACGTAACGCTGATTAACCAAGTTGGCTGGTCGGGCATCAACCTCGGCCGTATTGACTACGACCTGCGCCGCGGTGCCCAGCCCGTGCGGGCTACCGGGGCCCTGGTGCTACCCGTGGGTGCTACCTGCTAG
- a CDS encoding transposase, which yields MKQRTGSHSVHKLDVHLVWSTKYRYKVLVGEVQLRCRDLLRQTCNTLDVQILKGVVSKDHIHLHVSYPPFLSVSDLMRRLKGRSAKLLLQEFPELKRRYWGGHFWGIGYGAWSVGNITDDILEAYLNHHKDQPNGDENFILE from the coding sequence ATGAAGCAGCGCACAGGTAGTCACTCGGTTCATAAGCTAGATGTGCATTTGGTCTGGAGCACGAAGTACCGCTACAAAGTCTTGGTGGGGGAGGTGCAACTGCGTTGTCGGGACTTGTTGCGGCAAACCTGTAATACGTTGGATGTGCAGATTCTCAAAGGGGTGGTGAGCAAAGACCATATTCATCTACATGTGTCGTATCCGCCTTTCTTGAGTGTGAGTGACCTCATGCGCCGGCTAAAAGGACGAAGCGCCAAGCTCCTGTTGCAGGAATTTCCCGAACTCAAGCGTCGGTATTGGGGCGGGCATTTTTGGGGTATTGGCTACGGAGCGTGGAGCGTAGGAAATATCACGGATGACATCTTGGAGGCGTATTTAAACCATCACAAAGACCAGCCCAACGGGGACGAGAATTTCATTCTGGAATAA
- a CDS encoding methylmalonyl-CoA mutase (MDM; functions in conversion of succinate to propionate) → MRPNFSTIPYDAAALPTPPKPADYPAAGPAVYTAADVAQLPHLGFGAGIAPYLRGPYASMYVRSPWTVRQYAGFSTAEESNAFYRRNLAAGQKGLSVAFDLATHRGYDSDHPRVVGDVGKAGVAIDTVEDMKILFDQIPLGEMSVSMTMNGAVLPILAFYIVAAEEQGVGPEKLTGTIQNDILKEFMVRNTYIYPPAPSMRLIADIFAYSAEFMPKFNSISISGYHMHEAGATADIELAYTLADGLQYVRAGLAAGLKIDDFAPRLSFFWGIGMNHFLEIAKLRAGRLLWAKLIQQFNPQSAKSLMLRTHCQTSGYSLTAQDPFNNVARTTVEALAAALGGTQSLHTNALDEALALPTDFSARIARNTQLYLQHETDITSVVDPWGGSYYVESLTADLANQAWALMEEVEALGGMAAAIETGLPKLRIEEAAARKQSSIDTGQEVIVGVNKFLAPEGEAPLEVLQIDNDAVRESQVARLKQVRADRDNAAVQAALAAITQAARADLTPLAPLSRGEGGTSSSPNLELEASPPSPRERGLGGEVSAEGDPQNLLALAVTAARARATLGEISDALEAAWGRHQATSRTVQGIYQQGMSDNADFAQARRAAEAFAAAHGRRPRMLVAKMGQDGHDRGAKIIATSFADVGFDVDLAPLFQTPAEVARQAVDNDVHVVGVSSLAAGHNTLLPQLIKELANEGRPDILVIAGGVIPPQDYQQLYNAGVAGIYGPGTVIAKAALEILGKLGE, encoded by the coding sequence ATGCGTCCCAATTTCTCCACTATCCCCTACGACGCGGCCGCGCTCCCTACCCCCCCTAAGCCGGCCGACTACCCCGCGGCCGGGCCGGCCGTGTACACGGCCGCCGACGTGGCGCAGCTGCCACACCTGGGCTTCGGGGCGGGCATAGCGCCTTATCTACGAGGGCCTTACGCCAGCATGTACGTGCGCTCGCCCTGGACCGTGCGGCAGTACGCGGGCTTTTCGACGGCCGAGGAGTCGAACGCTTTTTACCGGCGCAACCTGGCCGCCGGGCAGAAGGGCCTGAGCGTGGCCTTCGACCTAGCCACGCACCGGGGCTACGACTCGGACCACCCCCGCGTGGTAGGCGACGTGGGCAAGGCCGGCGTGGCCATTGACACGGTGGAGGATATGAAGATTCTCTTCGACCAGATTCCGCTGGGCGAGATGTCGGTGAGCATGACCATGAACGGGGCGGTGCTGCCCATTCTGGCCTTTTATATCGTGGCGGCCGAGGAGCAGGGGGTAGGGCCGGAAAAGCTCACAGGCACCATTCAGAACGATATTCTGAAGGAATTCATGGTGCGCAATACCTACATCTACCCGCCCGCGCCGAGTATGCGGCTCATCGCCGACATCTTCGCCTACTCGGCCGAGTTTATGCCGAAGTTCAACAGCATCAGCATCTCGGGCTACCACATGCACGAGGCCGGGGCCACCGCCGATATCGAGCTGGCCTACACCCTGGCCGACGGCTTGCAGTACGTGCGCGCCGGCCTGGCGGCGGGGCTGAAGATTGACGATTTCGCACCCCGGCTGTCGTTTTTCTGGGGCATTGGGATGAATCATTTTCTGGAAATTGCTAAGCTGCGCGCCGGCCGCCTGCTGTGGGCCAAGCTCATTCAGCAATTCAACCCGCAGAGCGCCAAGAGCTTGATGCTGCGCACGCACTGCCAGACGTCGGGCTACTCGCTCACGGCCCAGGACCCGTTCAACAACGTGGCCCGCACCACCGTGGAGGCGCTGGCCGCCGCGCTCGGCGGCACCCAAAGCCTGCACACCAACGCCCTGGACGAGGCCCTGGCCCTCCCCACCGATTTCTCGGCCCGCATCGCCCGCAACACGCAGCTGTACTTGCAGCACGAAACCGACATCACCAGCGTAGTGGACCCCTGGGGCGGCTCGTACTACGTGGAAAGCCTCACCGCCGACCTCGCCAACCAGGCCTGGGCGCTCATGGAGGAGGTGGAGGCCCTCGGCGGCATGGCCGCCGCCATCGAAACCGGCCTGCCCAAGCTGCGCATCGAGGAAGCCGCCGCCCGTAAGCAGTCGAGCATTGATACCGGCCAGGAGGTGATTGTGGGCGTAAATAAGTTCTTGGCTCCCGAGGGCGAGGCCCCGCTGGAAGTATTACAGATTGATAATGATGCGGTTAGAGAATCGCAGGTGGCGCGGTTGAAGCAAGTGCGCGCCGACCGTGATAATGCGGCCGTACAGGCGGCGCTGGCGGCGATTACGCAAGCGGCGCGGGCGGACCTCACCCCCCTAGCCCCCCTCTCCCGTGGAGAGGGGGGGACTAGTTCTAGTCCTAATTTAGAGCTAGAAGCTAGTCCCCCCTCTCCACGGGAGAGGGGGCTAGGGGGTGAGGTAAGCGCGGAGGGCGACCCCCAAAACCTCCTCGCCCTAGCCGTGACCGCCGCCCGCGCCCGCGCTACCCTCGGCGAAATCTCGGATGCGCTCGAAGCGGCCTGGGGCCGGCACCAGGCCACCAGCCGCACCGTGCAGGGCATTTATCAACAGGGCATGAGCGACAACGCCGACTTCGCGCAGGCCCGCCGGGCGGCCGAAGCCTTTGCCGCCGCCCACGGCCGCCGCCCCCGAATGCTGGTGGCCAAAATGGGCCAGGACGGCCACGACCGGGGCGCGAAAATCATCGCCACCAGCTTCGCCGACGTGGGCTTCGACGTAGACCTGGCCCCCCTCTTCCAAACCCCCGCCGAGGTAGCCCGCCAGGCCGTGGACAACGACGTGCACGTGGTGGGCGTGAGCAGCCTCGCCGCCGGCCACAACACCCTGCTGCCCCAGTTAATCAAAGAGCTGGCGAACGAGGGTCGCCCCGATATTCTGGTCATCGCCGGCGGCGTTATCCCGCCCCAGGATTACCAGCAATTATATAACGCGGGCGTGGCTGGTATTTATGGGCCGGGCACGGTGATAGCCAAGGCCGCACTGGAGATTTTGGGGAAGTTGGGGGAATAG
- a CDS encoding oxidoreductase, whose protein sequence is MDLELTNKTALVTGSTAGIGLAIAQRLAAEGAAVIINGRTQARLDAARAAILQATPGAAVRGVAVDFGKVDEVDNLLREVPTVDILVNNVGIFEPKPFVEIPDADWLRFFEVNVLSGVRLARQYFPLMLKQNWGRIIFISSESALQIPAEMLHYGTTKTAQLAVARGLAELTRGTAVTVNSVLPGPTASEGVADFLQKMSGDKSPAEAEEAFFRDVRPSSLLQRFITPAEIANTVVYLCSPLAAATNGASVRADGGVVRHI, encoded by the coding sequence ATGGACCTCGAACTCACGAACAAAACTGCGCTTGTCACCGGCTCCACGGCGGGCATTGGCCTGGCTATCGCGCAGCGGCTGGCGGCCGAAGGCGCGGCCGTTATCATCAACGGGCGCACGCAGGCGCGGCTGGATGCGGCCAGGGCGGCTATTCTTCAGGCAACGCCGGGGGCGGCGGTGCGGGGCGTGGCCGTCGATTTTGGGAAGGTGGATGAAGTGGATAACCTGCTGCGGGAAGTGCCGACGGTGGATATTCTGGTCAACAACGTGGGCATTTTTGAGCCTAAGCCGTTTGTTGAAATCCCGGATGCCGACTGGCTGCGCTTTTTTGAGGTGAACGTGCTGAGCGGGGTGCGGCTGGCGCGGCAGTATTTCCCGCTGATGCTGAAGCAGAACTGGGGCCGCATTATCTTCATTTCCAGCGAGTCAGCTTTGCAGATTCCGGCCGAGATGCTGCACTACGGCACCACCAAAACGGCGCAGCTGGCCGTGGCCCGCGGCCTGGCCGAGCTGACGAGGGGCACCGCCGTCACCGTCAACTCGGTGCTGCCCGGCCCCACGGCTTCGGAGGGGGTAGCGGACTTTTTGCAAAAAATGAGCGGCGATAAAAGCCCCGCGGAAGCTGAAGAGGCGTTTTTCCGCGACGTGCGCCCCTCGTCCCTGTTGCAACGCTTCATCACGCCCGCCGAGATTGCCAACACGGTGGTTTATCTGTGCAGCCCGCTGGCAGCGGCTACCAACGGCGCATCGGTGCGCGCCGATGGCGGCGTGGTGCGGCACATTTAA